TGTGTCTGAGCGCAAGCTGAGGCGGATCCAGAGAGCCGCCTACCGCCAGTTACAAAGCCGGCTCTTTGAGCTGTGGGAGGCATTTAACAAGAGAGAAATCCCTTAAGCAATTACTGAAAGGTTGCGCAAACATCAATAGGCCAGTGATCGTCTAAAGTACTTGAAggactagcctgcgaaaacatccgtttctcctcgctctaaGCCGCTAGGGAcatttcgcgcggaggaacgtctgcgactcagcggcagaaatttcatactgatgacgtaaattaatgtttatataataaatccggtagtcatggggttccaaatacaaatttgaccaattttacgtgtctttctggtcgattttggtaaagtgttgtgttcatctaccaacgagctccagcaaaactcaaatgcttcttcaagaggagactatattccacaaatattggctgttttgtttGAGATATTTCGCGTTTACATCCCGGggttacatttgacctttgtggccttttgtcttttgtctttcattcgtaaacaaaagctaaaacaatgtaactactccgtcgaccaatcagcgcttctgaccagattccggacagattttacgtcatcagtatggaatttctgtcgctgagttgcagacgttcctccgcgcaaAACGTCcgcagcggcgaagagcgaggagaaacggatgttttcgcaggctattgaAGGACTCATGAACTTGATTTATTTCATCATTAGCTACAGTTGTATTGTAGATAATGTTAAGGTATTTTTAATAATCAGTATATCATTAGAAATCTCAAACATACAGTACATTAGAAATCGCAAATCCAGTAAGTAGGTTAAGCAAAATTGACTAGTTtaaaacttaaagaaataatCAGTATATagtatattatatatattatatattattccTTGATTATGTTTAATCAAAGGGCGGGTGTCACTCGGACAACTCACATGTCCCCGCTTGTAATAAGTATTAGTTAGGATTTCCTTTAAAATATAtgactgcgcttttcacaaacatgcgaattctgtaAGTCACTCTTTcaagtcacttttttttttattttgtgttcGGCGGGGCTTGTGTCACTAACCTTGTCGTATTCTTCTTATGCTATCGCTCTTCAAATAGTCTTCGATTAGTCGACGTTCAGACATGTAGCAAATTCGGACGTAAACAAACATATTTGTTTCGTCCGAATTTAATAAtttgtcataatttatgcatCGTACTCTTTTTGGTACAGTACTCTATTCGGCACTTTACACGTCCCACTATCTCCACAGGACGTCCTGTTTTGTGGTTAGTTCTGCGGTTTCGATCCTTTGTTTTAGTGAAAGCCTTAACTTAAACTATGAAAACACACTGTTTACAACATAAAGACTTTGTTATTGCATGGGTACGAATCGCCTGGGTACGAAACGTCCGTAGGTACGAAACGTCCGGTAAGAAAACAAGGCTTTGTAGACGAAATTGCGAGATATGATGCGTGGAGACTTCCGGAAGTCTTTCCTAATTTGTAGGAGAAGAGATATACAATGTTGTTCCTTTTCTGTTTATAAATTATCGTATTTATATGGCACTCGACGAGACAATGAAAACGATTCTTATTTACGTTTGACGTAACAAATATAGAAATAACCCGCGATCAGGCCTCccaaagaaaatgggaaaatctaaggaccgcctgatcgcaggttaatgaaaaaaaatcagatatCGTGAGAGAGTCCCTCCCAGCCCAGGATATCATCCATTACACAAAAGCAgaattgtttacttttttccttgTTAGTATATAcgccttttctttttctaaaggACTTTTAAAAACCGTTAGCACCGAGGGTGAATTTATTTGTAGCATATGCGTATCGGCCAAATACGACTGCAAATGAGTCCTCTTGttgtaaaagagaaaaaaaataccaagCATGTCTGTGCtcattgcccccgcagggatttcgccccagaaggcgaaatcccgagtaggcactctagtaactcgcgcgtatattaaggaaagtacttacagttgacatatacagtcatacagtcaatatagaaaaatctcgatttgcttgaacaggggcctcGAGgaatgtagcctgcgtagctggcggtattgtgtagtggtcgagtgagatttgttggcggagccgttgtaatatagtcgagtgagatttggcggcggagccgttgtaatatagtcgagtgagatttgacggcggagccgttgtaatatagtcgagtgagatttggcggcgaagccgttgtaatatagtcgagtgagatttggcggcggggCCGTTGggatatagtcgagtgagatttgccggcggagccgttgtaatatagtcgagtaagatttgacggcggagccgttgtaatatagtcgagtgagatttgacggcggagccgtcacgagcggcgaagccacCAGAAATACCGCCTGCAAGAGAACCATAAgttttcgaatgccgcccacttttgtcaccttagctgatcccaattaaatcagccaatcaaagagaaacctgcaatttgaaacttccgattattttcgcgcgagacagtttagaaataagcgttgacaggctaaacacgactcctaagctcgtgataatgtgaaacgtgaccttgtgagtaTGCTTGAACagtggttttttttattttctcggctctcgctccaaggttactagcactacacaatgcttgtatcattctaaactttgactgagtaaatctttttttgccacactaggcttaacattaaaaggtcatgaagctggtttgttacatgcatactgggtaaccatttcctgtggtttattcttctgtaggtgttcctgataggatttgatttcagatgcagttgtaaagtgttttaattttctttgacccttgttttttacggctaaataaagacaattccagcgctgtgaagtttaaagacgccatttcggcaatttggtcatcaattatgctctttttaaaGGGGAAACCACAATCACTTACGTCTTTTCCtgtttgccatctgctcccttaACTGGGAAATACATGCGAAGgatcatctaacatgattgacatatgtgtggccctcgaccaatccgtttccccgcacactggtgtgcggactattcaaaataccggggttttctggcaggcggtatttcaaacGCCTcgctactccctttttttggaacacggctacgccgccaaaactttaatctcgcacccacgcaataccgccagctacgcaggctacgagGAATGGttaggaatcggtaggtaatgatgacgtttctattgtttgcgcccgcaagcacgaaatggttaggatgacgtaaagacagaacattCCCAAGAGACctcttaggtagattttgtgacatttattgtggaGTCATACTTCGagactcttttgcgttacgagtgatcagtgacattctgtggagcagttgtttcagtgaaagttatggcccaaaattttaacgacacttGTTAAGCAGagaagaagttataaggtgcgtataactgtgtatatataaacacttggagagtttgccagacacgagttcacaaatctttcattggaaaccttgccagacactcttgcTCTCTCTTTGaacggaataagactcagccccaaacaagcaagacgagtgaacaacagctagcttctcactagcagaacgatggacgattacagaaattcccCGACAATctaattctgtgctgactttttccctgctcacagatgtccttccgttataaagtttcaaataagactagaatgcgcgagtgtgaattgatcaaacgtctttttaatttctaagaCTTCCTTTCccacaaataaaatgaactgaatgcagaatgtaaaaagtgaaagagaaatggCGAAAAATTCAACTGCTAATTGAATCTTTTCTtctggtttagaataaactattctcgaaactgagaatgttttgatcaaagctgtgtaaatcgacctgaaactgtgcatggaaccttgcgtttcctatatttatctcacctattgtatggaatatgtgtgaaaatcttccttatgaatcggtatatttcaaagagctacacaacgagcaagaatgctattgaccggcatacatacatatacatacatacataaaacTTTATTGTGTCTTGGAATGTCTAGCCGATGGGGTTAAGAACCCctctactaattggggacacctaacaatataatatagttaaaaaccTACTAACTATCAACtaatgaaataattgatttaaaaagattaagaattacaaaggatgCAATTGGAGCAATTGTCGTCGTCTATCATCACACCTAGATCAAATTTACGAATACAATTTTTGAAACTAAATAATGATGGGAGAGTTCTGATTTCCCTTTGTAGCTTATTCCACAACTTTGGTCCCAGGTAGGTGAGCGAGTGTTTACCATATTTATTGGTCCTAAATCTGGGAATGGCGAACTCTGCCGTCCTCAAGTTGTAGGGTGGGCAATGCGCGTGAAATAGCTCGGATATTTTGATGGGGCATAGTTTGTGTTTCACCTTATACATAAGGATAGCAATATCTAGCAGTCTTCTGTTCTGAAGAGTCGTTAGGTCACTTTTGTCCAGCAATGCTTGGTAGCTTGATTGCTTATCTAGGAAAACTGCGCGTAGTGCTCTTTCTTGGACCCgttcaagctttcttttgtcGGTAGCACTACAGAAATGCCAAGTCAGGTGGCAATAGGTTAAGTAAGGCAATATGGCTGATTTATACAGAGTTAATTTAGCATTGGTAGGGACAAGTTTTTTAAGCCTTAACATTACACCTACTCTTTGACTCGCCTTCTTACATATTTCATTAATGTGAGTGTTAAAATTCAACTGTTCATCTATGGTGACCCCTAGCAACTTAAGACCGTCAGAAGATTCGATGGTGTGTCCTTGAAAGTGTAATGGAGTGTTACTTTCTGTCTTGTTATGCTTTAAAGTCATAGTTTGATATTTGCTCAGGTTTCCTTGTAGCAGATTGCTAGCGTACCATTGGGAGGCCCTATTGGCATTCCTCATAAGATTGGTGTCAGCCATTTTCAGGTTCCCCGCTGTTTCATACATTTGATGGTCATCCGCGTATATAGAGAGATGCGAAGTTATTACGTATGTCAGATCGTTTTGAAAGATGTTCCATAACAATGGGCCAAGGGCCGATCCTTGTGGACAACCCCTATCTGTACGCTTCCATTCACTTCTGAAAGCTCCCAGTTTCACTCGGTTCAATCGATTACACAGGTAAGATCAAAGTAGATCACATAGTTCGTCATTACCACCAATGTCATTCCGTTACTGGTGAATTTTTAGATGCGCTAtattcaaatatgttctttccATTGATTACGCGCCCTACAAGAATAACTTGTCATTCGGCAACTTTAATTGACAACATTTTCGTCAACCAATTTTTCGATAGATCCAGGAGTGGACTGTTTTTCACTGATATTTCTGACCATCTGCCTATATTTTCTATTCATTTCGACACCTCAATCTCAGCATctaatgaaactgtttttgttCGAGATGTAAATCAAGTCAACACAACTAAGTTTCTATCGCACTTGGAGAGAATTGACTGGTCTCAGTGTGCCACTCTTGATGATCCAAATAACGCCTATAACagctttttcaaacaatactctaCGGCATATGACTcatgttttcctttaaaaaaactaaGGCGAGCAATTACCGTTTGAGAAAGCCTTGGTTATCGAAATGACTTCTGAAGTCgataagaacgaaaaataagttATATAGACAGTATCTCACTAATCAATCTTTGCATTATGAAATTcgttataaaaattacaaaaacaaattgaatcacTCATTAAGAATCGCTAAACGTATATattacgaaaagaaaatcgatgcttttaaatcaaatgccaaagcTACATGGAGAGTTCTAAACGAaattattaagacaaaaaagaaagcgtttaaatcaATTCCATCTTTAAAGTTGACAACCAAGAAATTA
The sequence above is a segment of the Porites lutea chromosome 3, jaPorLute2.1, whole genome shotgun sequence genome. Coding sequences within it:
- the LOC140930049 gene encoding uncharacterized protein, producing the protein MADTNLMRNANRASQWYASNLLQGNLSKYQTMTLKHNKTESNTPLHFQGHTIESSDGLKLLGVTIDEQLNFNTHINEICKKASQRVGVMLRLKKLVPTNAKLTLYKSAILPYLTYCHLTWHFCSATDKRKLERVQERALRAVFLDKQSSYQALLDKSDLTTLQNRRLLDIAILMYKVKHKLCPIKISELFHAHCPPYNLRTAEFAIPRFRTNKYGKHSLTYLGPKLWNKLQREIRTLPSLFSFKNCIRKFDLGVMIDDDNCSNCILCNS